The region AGTTTACCCTTGCTGTCTTCAAATACCGACCAGACTCGGTTACTCGGTAAACCGTCGTCTGTGTTGAAGTTTTGGAACCTCTCACCGTTATGGACGCTGACCCCAGTATTAACGACATTGTAAACCATGCTGATACTTTCCTCAGTTTCGTTTAGCGTCGACGGCAGGTTCTTAACACCGGTAAACCAGAGATTGCTGCTGCTATCTTTCATAATGTTGTCAACGCTATTCATCGGGAGTGCTTCACTTTGTGGAAAGATTGTCAGTTTGTTGCCATTGTATCGACGAATACCGCTGTCTTCCTCGTCCATACCATCTCGGCTCATCCAGAGGTTTTCCTTCGCATCGAACTGTAGATCCGTTATGCTTGTATTTGGTGATTGCCCCATCTCTTGGAAAGGAGCGAAATCCGAATCAACAGCAAAATAACGGAAATGGGACTTTTGAACATTGTAGTAGGTAATGCCGGCTGTGCTGCCAAACCAAAAATTTCCTACTGTATCTTGGGCAATTGCTGTGATTTGACCCCACCAATCGGGTAGGACATTCATCCCCATAGGTCCGTTCACGGTGATAGCGTTGAATTTTTCACCGTCGTATTGACTTACACCTGACGATGTCGCGAACCAAAGCGTGCCTGCTTTGTCCTCAAATATATCCTTGATGGTATCGCGGGCGAGGCCGTCTGCTGTCGTGAAAATTTTGAACGCTTGTCCATCATAGCGACTGACACCTTTTAGGGGAACAACTCTCCTTGTTTCTTTCGTTGTCTCGCGATACGGCTGAATATCGAGATCGAGTTCACTCAATGGCGTTTCCATCCATGACATATCCATAGGCTTCCCTCTTTCCAGAAAATGTGAAAGTACACCGTCAGCGAACCAGAGCATTCCTTGTTGGTCTTCAAAGATGAGTCCTACCGTGTTCCGTGCGAGTCCATCTTCTGTTGTGAAGGTTCGGAAATTCTCTCCGTCATAACGGGTGACTCCATCAGTCGTTCCAAACCACATCGTGCCGAGGCTGTCCTCAAAAACGGTGAGCACTGTATTGGATGCTAAGCCGTCTGCTTGGGTTAAAGTCTTTTCGATTTTGAGTTCTGCTGCGTCGGGGATGGATACTATCCAATTTAATGATAAAAACACAACAAACCATATCACATGAAATTGTTTTTGCATTGAGAACTCCTTCTGTTACAGATAGGCGGACATTCTAACTTTTAAAGGGACTCCCTTTTTTTGATATTTGCCCAGGTCGTTGCTATTTTACCGTTCGGTGAAACAGCGAGAAAATTTCCCGACATTGCTTGTTTGATTTCGGTTCCGTTAAGTGCCCGTTGCCAGACTGCAGCTTCGTCAATAGAGCCATTGACAAATGCGAATTTGTTTTTTGCGCATCCTATCCAGACGCTCGCGATATTGTCGCCAGCGAAGTTGAATTCCCTATTTTCTTCGCCCATGACTTCACCGTCTAAATAAACTTTCATCGTTTTTCCGTCGTAGCTTCCGGCGACATGATGCCACCTTTTTTCCTCCATTTCATGCGGCACGATGAATTCTTGCCGATCCGAAATTCCCCGGTCATCCCGTGCCCCCAAAAACAACCAGATTCCCGGCCCGGTACCGATGTCAATACTACCGATGCCATAAGAAGCACCCCAATCAACTTCAAACCAATGACAACCTTTATCAATCCAATGCACCTTCTTGCCTTTCCACGTTTCTTGATAGTGGATCCATGCTGTCATTGTTATTTCACCTGTGACTTTTAACTTCTCGTGGGAAGGGATATTGACGCAATCCTGTCCGTTGTTCGTCAAATGAATCGCATCCCCATATTTACCCGTCACAATCTTGGTATTCTCAATGATTTCCGCGTCAAGACCATTGCCGGACGTATCACCAATCGTTTGATTTTTAACGTTGTCAAAGTTCAGATAGAAAACAAGCCCCTTATCAAGACCCGCGTTCGCTTCAGTCATCGCTAACAGAATAACAGCACTGAAGAAAATAGTGCTGATGGATAATCGTGTCATA is a window of Candidatus Poribacteria bacterium DNA encoding:
- a CDS encoding LamG domain-containing protein, yielding MTRLSISTIFFSAVILLAMTEANAGLDKGLVFYLNFDNVKNQTIGDTSGNGLDAEIIENTKIVTGKYGDAIHLTNNGQDCVNIPSHEKLKVTGEITMTAWIHYQETWKGKKVHWIDKGCHWFEVDWGASYGIGSIDIGTGPGIWLFLGARDDRGISDRQEFIVPHEMEEKRWHHVAGSYDGKTMKVYLDGEVMGEENREFNFAGDNIASVWIGCAKNKFAFVNGSIDEAAVWQRALNGTEIKQAMSGNFLAVSPNGKIATTWANIKKRESL